From Juglans regia cultivar Chandler chromosome 6, Walnut 2.0, whole genome shotgun sequence, the proteins below share one genomic window:
- the LOC109010306 gene encoding thioredoxin-like protein HCF164, chloroplastic, producing the protein MNPFPKQPLFCLKFPWDNHQNPRNANICSFEGPWVFKSMQSLGSAAFNFVSSVSKSSYPWMGTFKPFQLDAGTNQSQSLKSRKILTPEEQGEAEHRAFAAALATGKEATVIEFYSPKCRLCNSLVNFVSEVEGRNSDWLNVVMADAENERWLPELLHYDIRYVPCFVLLDQKGRALAKTGVPSSRLHVVAGLSHLLKMKRSQKNNH; encoded by the exons atgaaTCCTTTTCCCAAACAACCTTTGTTTTGCCTGAAATTTCCTTGGGACAACCATCAAAATCCAAGAAATGCCAACATCTGCAGCTTTGAGGGTCCGTGGGTATTCAAATCCATGCAGAGTCTTGGATCTGCTGCTTTCAATTTTGTCAGCTCCGTTTCAAAATCCTCGTATCCATGGATGGGTACCTTTAAGCCTTTCCAATTGGATGCTGGAACCAATCAAAGTCAGAGTTTGAAGTCAAGAAAGATCTTGACTCCTGAAGAGCAAGGAGAGGCAGAGCATAGAGCGTTTGCTGCAGCTTTGGCAACAGGGAAAGAGGCTACAGTGATTGAGTTTTACTCACCAAAATGCAGACTGTGCAATTCTTTAGTTAACTTTGTTTCCGAGGTGGAGGGCAGAAACTCAGATTGGCTCAACGTTGTGATGGCAGATGCAGAAAATGAGAGATGGTTGCCTGAG CTTCTTCATTATGATATCAGATATGTTCCTTGCTTTGTGCTGCTGGACCAGAAAGGGAGGGCACTAGCCAAAACAGGTGTTCCAAGCAGTCGTTTACATGTAGTAGCGGGTCTCTCACATCTTCTCAAAATGAAACGTTCCCAGAAAAATAATCACTAG